The following proteins are encoded in a genomic region of Cellulomonas sp. ES6:
- the coaA gene encoding type I pantothenate kinase — MRATDVPVSPSPYVELDREAWVRLSESTPLPLTDADVTRLRGLGDPIDLAEVDAIYRPLSRLLDLYVTATRRLHAASSTFLREDTPRTPFVIGVAGSVAVGKSTTARLLRELMARWPATPNVALMTTDGFLHPNAELERRGLMDRKGFPESYDRRALLQFVSRVKAGEAEVRAPVYDHVTYDIVPGAEVVVRRPDVLIVEGLNVLQPAPSAAGTSSTSNLAVSDFFDFSIYVDARTQDVRQWYVERFLSLRSTAFARPESYFHRYAALSDEDAVARAEGIWDAINAPNLVRNILPTRSRATLVLTKGSDHSVRRVRLRKL, encoded by the coding sequence GTGCGAGCCACCGACGTCCCCGTGTCGCCGTCGCCCTACGTGGAGCTGGACCGGGAGGCCTGGGTCCGGCTGTCCGAGTCCACCCCGCTGCCGCTGACCGACGCCGACGTGACGCGGCTGCGCGGCCTGGGCGACCCGATCGACCTGGCCGAGGTGGACGCGATCTACCGCCCCCTGTCGCGCCTGCTCGACCTGTACGTCACCGCGACCCGGCGCCTGCACGCGGCGTCCTCGACGTTCCTGCGGGAGGACACGCCGCGGACCCCCTTCGTGATCGGCGTGGCGGGGTCGGTGGCCGTCGGGAAGTCGACGACCGCCCGGCTGCTGCGCGAGCTGATGGCCCGCTGGCCGGCGACGCCGAACGTGGCGCTCATGACGACGGACGGGTTCCTGCACCCGAACGCGGAGCTCGAGCGTCGCGGGCTCATGGACCGCAAGGGCTTCCCGGAGTCGTACGACCGGCGCGCGCTGCTGCAGTTCGTCTCCCGCGTGAAGGCGGGTGAGGCCGAGGTGCGGGCCCCGGTGTACGACCACGTCACCTACGACATCGTCCCGGGGGCCGAGGTCGTGGTGCGCCGCCCGGACGTGCTGATCGTCGAGGGGCTGAACGTGCTGCAGCCCGCGCCGTCCGCCGCGGGGACGTCGAGCACCTCGAACCTCGCCGTGAGCGACTTCTTCGACTTCTCGATCTACGTGGACGCCCGCACGCAGGACGTCCGCCAGTGGTACGTCGAGCGGTTCCTCTCGCTGCGCTCCACGGCGTTCGCACGCCCGGAGTCGTACTTCCACCGCTACGCGGCCCTGAGCGACGAGGACGCCGTGGCGCGCGCGGAGGGCATCTGGGACGCGATCAACGCCCCGAACCTGGTGCGCAACATCCTCCCGACCCGCAGCCGCGCGACGCTCGTGCTGACCAAGGGCAGCGACCACTCCGTGCGGCGGGTGCGGCTCCGCAAGCTCTGA
- a CDS encoding MazG nucleotide pyrophosphohydrolase domain-containing protein, whose amino-acid sequence MELRAAQADVEAVSRAYARLHGIQRTDDWLLLKLGEEVGELTQAYLAATGRSRRPVAEGEAAVRAELADVLAHVLLLATRLEVDLDAALEEKWGRWRPLVEEQDRP is encoded by the coding sequence GTGGAGCTGCGGGCCGCGCAGGCCGACGTCGAGGCGGTCTCCCGCGCCTACGCGCGCCTGCACGGCATCCAGCGGACCGACGACTGGCTGCTGCTCAAGCTCGGCGAGGAGGTCGGCGAGCTCACGCAGGCGTACCTCGCGGCGACCGGCCGGTCCCGGCGGCCCGTCGCGGAGGGCGAGGCCGCGGTGCGGGCCGAGCTCGCCGACGTCCTCGCGCACGTGCTGCTGCTCGCCACCCGGCTCGAGGTCGACCTGGACGCCGCCCTGGAGGAGAAGTGGGGCCGCTGGCGTCCCCTCGTCGAGGAGCAGGACCGCCCGTGA
- the rplM gene encoding 50S ribosomal protein L13, which yields MRTYTPKPGDVQRNWYVIDATDVVLGRLATHVATLLRGKHKATFAPHVDGGDFVIVINADKVALTGNKREAKLAYRHSGYPGGLRAVAYSDLLAKHPERAVEKAVRGMLPKTSLARQQLSKLKVYAGAEHPHAAQQPKPFEITQVAQG from the coding sequence GTGCGCACGTACACCCCGAAGCCCGGCGACGTCCAGCGGAACTGGTACGTCATCGACGCGACCGACGTCGTCCTGGGTCGCCTGGCCACCCACGTCGCCACGCTGCTGCGTGGCAAGCACAAGGCGACCTTCGCCCCCCACGTGGACGGCGGCGACTTCGTCATCGTCATCAACGCGGACAAGGTCGCGCTGACCGGCAACAAGCGCGAGGCCAAGCTCGCGTACCGCCACTCCGGCTACCCGGGCGGTCTGCGGGCCGTCGCGTACTCCGACCTGCTCGCCAAGCACCCCGAGCGTGCGGTCGAGAAGGCCGTGCGCGGCATGCTCCCGAAGACCTCGCTGGCCCGCCAGCAGCTCTCCAAGCTGAAGGTCTACGCGGGTGCCGAGCACCCGCACGCCGCCCAGCAGCCGAAGCCCTTCGAGATCACCCAGGTCGCGCAGGGCTGA
- a CDS encoding holo-ACP synthase, whose amino-acid sequence MIVGVGIDVVDVARFMATVERVPALRERLFTAEERDLAPSSLAARFAAKEAIAKALGAPGGMSWQDATVRRVPGGPPEVEVVGTVAARAAELGVARFHLSISHDAGIASAMVVAESA is encoded by the coding sequence GTGATCGTCGGGGTCGGCATCGACGTCGTCGACGTCGCGCGCTTCATGGCGACGGTCGAGCGGGTGCCCGCGCTGCGGGAGCGGCTGTTCACGGCGGAGGAGCGCGACCTCGCCCCCTCGTCGCTGGCCGCGCGGTTCGCGGCCAAGGAGGCCATCGCGAAGGCCCTCGGAGCGCCGGGCGGCATGTCGTGGCAGGACGCGACCGTGCGCCGCGTCCCCGGCGGGCCGCCGGAGGTCGAGGTGGTCGGCACGGTCGCGGCGCGGGCGGCCGAGCTCGGCGTCGCGCGGTTCCACCTGTCGATCTCCCACGACGCGGGCATCGCCTCCGCGATGGTGGTCGCCGAGTCCGCCTGA
- a CDS encoding DedA family protein, whose product MLQDWISAIEGWIPALADSLWVYPALTLFALVDGFFPPIPSESVVIGLASLSVSHGAPNLALIALAGALGAFAGDQIAYTIGSQVDVHRLRIFRSERGRRTLAWAEHALEHRGSSFILAARYIPVGRVAVNMTAGALRYPRRRFVGLTALAAVTWAGYGTAVGVGAGVWLESHPLVAVVAGVVVGTLVGVAIDWVLRRWTGLGRAVTVGAPTQGGPEAEADGTDASRPDGRGAGTPGPGAAGPGVQAPGTSASGAGAADAGPGGGTAGSGAGAGPAASGPGAPGGPGAQGAPGAPGAPGGGPPGPGTPDGRRPGADPRRPPGSSRVPVAPLPDADAPVRPAALAVAPAEAGARVTSRQRSGPAR is encoded by the coding sequence GTGCTGCAGGACTGGATCAGCGCCATCGAGGGCTGGATACCCGCCCTCGCGGACTCGCTGTGGGTCTACCCGGCGCTGACGCTGTTCGCGCTCGTCGACGGCTTCTTCCCGCCCATCCCGAGCGAGTCGGTCGTCATCGGCCTCGCGTCCCTGTCGGTCTCGCACGGCGCCCCGAACCTCGCGCTCATCGCGCTGGCCGGTGCGCTCGGGGCGTTCGCCGGCGACCAGATCGCGTACACGATCGGCTCGCAGGTCGACGTGCACCGGCTGCGCATCTTCCGGTCGGAGCGCGGGCGCAGGACGCTCGCGTGGGCCGAGCACGCCCTGGAGCACCGCGGCTCGTCGTTCATCCTCGCGGCGCGGTACATCCCGGTGGGACGCGTGGCGGTCAACATGACGGCGGGCGCGCTGCGCTACCCGCGCCGGCGGTTCGTCGGTCTCACGGCGCTCGCCGCGGTCACCTGGGCGGGCTACGGCACGGCGGTCGGCGTCGGGGCCGGGGTGTGGCTGGAGTCGCACCCGCTCGTCGCCGTCGTGGCGGGCGTCGTGGTCGGCACCCTGGTCGGCGTGGCGATCGACTGGGTGCTGCGACGCTGGACGGGACTGGGCCGCGCGGTCACCGTGGGCGCGCCGACGCAGGGCGGGCCGGAGGCCGAGGCCGACGGGACCGACGCCTCCCGACCGGACGGGCGCGGTGCCGGCACGCCGGGCCCGGGTGCGGCCGGTCCGGGGGTGCAGGCCCCCGGGACGTCGGCGTCCGGGGCGGGCGCCGCGGACGCCGGTCCGGGCGGGGGCACGGCCGGCAGCGGGGCCGGGGCCGGGCCGGCGGCGTCGGGACCGGGGGCACCGGGTGGCCCGGGTGCCCAGGGGGCTCCGGGTGCTCCGGGCGCCCCGGGCGGGGGTCCTCCCGGCCCCGGCACGCCGGACGGCCGCCGCCCGGGGGCCGACCCGCGGCGCCCGCCCGGCTCGTCACGGGTGCCCGTGGCGCCGCTGCCGGACGCCGACGCCCCCGTCCGGCCCGCCGCGCTCGCGGTCGCGCCGGCCGAGGCGGGCGCGCGGGTCACGTCCCGGCAACGATCCGGGCCCGCACGCTAA
- the glmM gene encoding phosphoglucosamine mutase — protein MGRLFGTDGVRGLANRDVTAEVALDLSVAAAHVLASRGEFAGHRPRAVVGRDPRASGEFLSAAVAAGLASAGVDVLNVGVLPTPAVAHLTGALDVDLGVVLSASHNPMPDNGIKFLARGGHKLDDELEDAIEQRLREDWERPVGADVGRIRSDTGRAGEQYVEHLVSTLSHDLAGLRVAVDCANGAASEVGPAALRAAGADVVVINASPDGRNINEACGSTHPEQLQAAVVASGADLGVAFDGDADRCLAVDHTGALVDGDQIMGVLALDLRDRGALAHDTLVVTVMSNLGLRLAMQAAGVRTVETAVGDRYVLEAMRAHGYSLGGEQSGHVILADHATTGDGTLTALQLASRVAATGQKLSELAAVVRRLPQTLVNVRGVDKDRAASDEHVAAAVGAAQAALGSTGRVLLRSSGTEPLVRVMVEAGTQEHADRVAAQLADVVRDRLAL, from the coding sequence ATGGGACGACTGTTCGGCACCGACGGGGTGCGAGGACTGGCCAACCGGGACGTCACGGCGGAGGTCGCGCTGGACCTGTCCGTCGCCGCGGCGCACGTGCTGGCGTCGCGCGGGGAGTTCGCCGGCCACCGGCCGCGGGCCGTCGTGGGCCGTGACCCGCGCGCGTCGGGGGAGTTCCTGTCCGCCGCCGTGGCCGCGGGCCTGGCGAGCGCGGGCGTCGACGTGCTCAACGTCGGCGTGCTGCCGACGCCGGCCGTCGCGCACCTCACGGGTGCGCTCGACGTCGACCTGGGCGTCGTGCTGTCCGCGTCGCACAACCCGATGCCGGACAACGGGATCAAGTTCCTCGCGCGCGGCGGCCACAAGCTCGACGACGAGCTGGAGGACGCCATCGAGCAGCGCCTGCGGGAGGACTGGGAGCGCCCGGTCGGCGCCGACGTCGGCCGCATCCGCTCCGACACCGGCCGCGCGGGCGAGCAGTACGTCGAGCACCTGGTCTCGACCCTCAGCCACGACCTGGCCGGGCTGCGCGTCGCGGTCGACTGCGCGAACGGCGCCGCCAGCGAGGTCGGTCCCGCGGCGCTGCGGGCCGCGGGCGCCGACGTGGTCGTCATCAACGCCTCGCCGGACGGCCGCAACATCAACGAGGCCTGCGGCTCCACGCACCCCGAGCAGCTCCAGGCGGCGGTCGTCGCCTCGGGGGCGGACCTCGGCGTCGCGTTCGACGGCGACGCGGACCGCTGCCTCGCGGTCGACCACACCGGGGCCCTGGTCGACGGCGACCAGATCATGGGGGTGCTGGCGCTCGACCTGCGGGACCGCGGCGCCCTGGCCCACGACACGCTGGTCGTCACCGTCATGAGCAACCTCGGCCTGCGCCTGGCCATGCAGGCCGCCGGGGTGCGCACCGTCGAGACGGCGGTCGGGGACCGCTACGTGCTCGAGGCGATGCGCGCGCACGGCTACAGCCTCGGCGGCGAGCAGTCCGGGCACGTCATCCTCGCGGACCACGCGACGACGGGCGACGGCACCCTCACCGCGCTGCAGCTCGCGTCGCGCGTCGCGGCCACGGGCCAGAAGCTCAGCGAGCTGGCCGCGGTCGTGCGGCGGCTGCCGCAGACGCTGGTCAACGTGCGCGGCGTCGACAAGGACCGCGCGGCCTCCGACGAGCACGTCGCCGCCGCGGTGGGCGCCGCGCAGGCCGCGCTCGGGTCCACCGGGCGGGTGCTGCTGCGGTCCTCCGGGACCGAGCCGCTGGTGCGCGTGATGGTGGAGGCCGGGACGCAGGAGCACGCGGACCGGGTCGCGGCGCAGCTCGCCGACGTGGTGCGCGACCGGCTGGCGCTCTGA
- the glmS gene encoding glutamine--fructose-6-phosphate transaminase (isomerizing) → MCGIVGYVGDHRPDGQPLEVVLEGLRRLEYRGYDSAGVALVPGDGTLATAKKAGKLGNLVALLEEQPLPAASAAIGHTRWATHGGPTDVNAHPHVAGRIALIHNGIVENYALLKDELLADGAELLSETDTEVVAHLLSRAYDETKDLGDAMRLVVRRLHGTFTLLAVHADHPDTVVGARHDSPLVVGLGEGANYLGSDVAAFIAQTRRALELAQDQVVVITPRSVTVTDFDGNAAEGREYVVDWDAAAAEKGGFRSFMEKEIADQPQAVHDTLLGRTDTRGRLVLDDMKIDESVLRSVDKIIVIACGTAAYAGHVAKYAIEHWCRVPVEVELAHEFRYRDPIVNARTLVVAISQSGETMDTLMAIRHAREQGAKVLAICNTHGSTIPRESDAALYTHAGPEVAVASTKAFLAQITAAYLLGLYLAQLRGNKFADEIGEILEDLRAMPAKIQEVLDRAGRVREIARWMADTSSVLFLGRHVGYPVALEGALKLKELAYIHAEGFAAGELKHGPIALIEPGQPVFVIVPSPRGRDSLHSKVVSNIQEIRARGARTLVIAEDGDDAVKAYADEVFFVPQSPTLLAPLLSVVPLQVFACELATARGLDVDQPRNLAKSVTVE, encoded by the coding sequence ATGTGTGGAATCGTCGGGTACGTCGGTGACCATCGGCCGGACGGGCAGCCGCTCGAGGTCGTGCTGGAGGGTCTGCGCCGGCTGGAGTACCGCGGGTACGACTCCGCGGGCGTCGCGCTCGTCCCGGGGGACGGCACCCTCGCGACCGCCAAGAAGGCCGGCAAGCTGGGCAACCTCGTCGCGCTCCTCGAGGAGCAGCCGCTGCCCGCCGCCTCGGCCGCGATCGGCCACACCCGGTGGGCGACCCACGGCGGCCCGACCGACGTCAACGCGCACCCCCACGTCGCCGGCCGCATCGCCCTGATCCACAACGGGATCGTCGAGAACTACGCCCTGCTCAAGGATGAGCTGCTGGCGGACGGCGCCGAGCTGCTCTCCGAGACCGACACCGAGGTGGTCGCGCACCTGCTGTCCCGCGCGTACGACGAGACCAAGGACCTCGGCGACGCGATGCGGCTGGTCGTGCGCCGGCTGCACGGCACGTTCACCCTGCTCGCCGTGCACGCCGACCACCCGGACACCGTCGTCGGCGCCCGGCACGACTCCCCGCTGGTCGTCGGGCTCGGCGAGGGCGCCAACTACCTCGGCTCCGACGTCGCCGCGTTCATCGCGCAGACCCGCCGGGCCCTCGAGCTCGCGCAGGACCAGGTCGTCGTCATCACGCCGCGCAGCGTGACCGTGACGGACTTCGACGGCAACGCCGCCGAGGGCCGCGAGTACGTCGTCGACTGGGACGCCGCCGCCGCCGAGAAGGGCGGGTTCCGCTCCTTCATGGAGAAGGAGATCGCGGACCAGCCGCAGGCCGTGCACGACACGCTGCTCGGGCGCACCGACACCCGGGGGCGCCTGGTCCTCGACGACATGAAGATCGACGAGTCCGTGCTGCGGTCGGTCGACAAGATCATCGTCATCGCGTGCGGCACCGCCGCCTACGCCGGCCACGTCGCCAAGTACGCGATCGAGCACTGGTGCCGCGTGCCCGTCGAGGTCGAGCTCGCGCACGAGTTCCGCTACCGCGACCCCATCGTCAACGCGCGCACGCTGGTCGTCGCGATCTCCCAGTCCGGCGAGACCATGGACACCCTCATGGCCATCCGGCACGCCCGGGAGCAGGGCGCCAAGGTGCTGGCGATCTGCAACACCCACGGGTCGACCATCCCGCGCGAGTCCGACGCGGCGCTCTACACGCACGCCGGCCCCGAGGTCGCGGTGGCGTCGACCAAGGCGTTCCTCGCGCAGATCACCGCCGCGTACCTGCTGGGCCTGTACCTCGCGCAGCTGCGGGGCAACAAGTTCGCGGACGAGATCGGCGAGATCCTCGAGGACCTGCGCGCCATGCCCGCCAAGATCCAGGAGGTCCTGGACCGCGCCGGCCGCGTCCGGGAGATCGCCCGCTGGATGGCCGACACCTCCTCCGTGCTGTTCCTCGGCCGGCACGTCGGCTACCCGGTGGCGCTCGAGGGCGCCCTCAAGCTCAAGGAGCTCGCGTACATCCACGCGGAGGGCTTCGCGGCCGGCGAGCTCAAGCACGGCCCGATCGCGCTCATCGAGCCCGGCCAGCCGGTGTTCGTCATCGTGCCCTCGCCGCGCGGCCGCGACTCGCTGCACTCGAAGGTCGTGTCGAACATCCAGGAGATCCGGGCCCGCGGCGCCCGCACGCTGGTCATCGCGGAGGACGGCGACGACGCGGTGAAGGCGTACGCGGACGAGGTGTTCTTCGTGCCGCAGAGCCCGACGCTGCTCGCGCCGCTGCTGTCCGTGGTGCCGCTGCAGGTGTTCGCGTGCGAGCTCGCGACCGCCCGCGGCCTCGACGTCGACCAGCCCCGCAACCTCGCGAAGTCCGTCACGGTCGAGTAG
- a CDS encoding peptide deformylase, which produces MATGPGAVPAARWPASLVRERVDLLLEAAQAAPGGTVPIVQAGHPALRMRAVPYDGQLDATTLDALVAVMRRTMHAAPGVGLAAPQVGLPLALAVLADPGAAGTESGTVRERPELPFRVLVNPAYGPVPGEQPERVAFYEGCLSVTGYQAVVPRLRRLRLTGADERGTPLDEVVQGWPARIVQHETDHLNGTLYLDRAHLRSLSATDELGAHWASEPRPAEAARTLGFPLEG; this is translated from the coding sequence GTGGCCACCGGGCCGGGTGCGGTCCCCGCGGCGCGCTGGCCCGCGTCGCTGGTCCGGGAGCGCGTGGACCTGCTGCTCGAGGCCGCGCAGGCGGCGCCCGGCGGGACGGTGCCGATCGTGCAGGCGGGCCACCCCGCGCTGCGGATGCGGGCGGTGCCGTACGACGGGCAGCTCGACGCCACGACGCTCGACGCGCTGGTGGCGGTCATGCGCCGCACCATGCACGCGGCTCCCGGCGTCGGCCTCGCCGCCCCCCAGGTCGGCCTGCCCCTGGCGCTGGCGGTGCTCGCCGACCCGGGCGCGGCGGGCACCGAGTCCGGCACGGTGCGGGAGCGGCCGGAGCTGCCGTTCCGCGTCCTCGTCAACCCGGCGTACGGACCCGTGCCGGGCGAGCAGCCGGAGCGCGTGGCGTTCTACGAGGGCTGCCTCAGCGTCACCGGCTACCAGGCGGTCGTGCCCCGGCTGCGGCGGTTGCGGCTCACCGGGGCGGACGAGCGCGGCACGCCCCTGGACGAGGTCGTCCAGGGGTGGCCCGCGCGGATCGTCCAGCACGAGACCGACCACCTGAACGGCACGCTCTACCTCGACCGCGCCCACCTGCGCTCGCTCTCGGCCACCGACGAGCTCGGTGCGCACTGGGCCTCGGAGCCGCGGCCCGCGGAGGCGGCGCGCACGCTCGGCTTCCCCCTCGAGGGCTGA
- the rpsI gene encoding 30S ribosomal protein S9 — translation MAETTVDIDLEGGETPSSYTSETSAPAGRGQSLTAPGQALGRRKEAIARVRLVPGTGQWKINGRTLEEYFPNKVHQQLVNSPLKLVDVEGRFDVIARISGGGVTGQAGALRLGIARALNAIDAEHNRPALKKAGFLTRDARVVERKKAGLKKARKAPQYSKR, via the coding sequence GTGGCCGAGACCACGGTCGACATCGACCTTGAGGGCGGCGAGACGCCCAGCAGCTACACCTCCGAGACCAGCGCGCCGGCTGGCCGCGGCCAGAGCCTGACGGCTCCCGGCCAGGCCCTGGGCCGCCGCAAGGAGGCGATCGCCCGCGTGCGCCTGGTGCCCGGCACCGGCCAGTGGAAGATCAACGGCCGCACCCTCGAGGAGTACTTCCCGAACAAGGTGCACCAGCAGCTCGTGAACTCCCCGCTGAAGCTGGTCGACGTCGAGGGTCGCTTCGACGTCATCGCCCGCATCAGCGGCGGCGGCGTGACCGGCCAGGCCGGCGCGCTGCGCCTGGGCATCGCCCGCGCGCTCAACGCCATCGACGCCGAGCACAACCGCCCGGCGCTCAAGAAGGCCGGGTTCCTGACCCGCGACGCCCGCGTGGTGGAGCGCAAGAAGGCCGGTCTCAAGAAGGCCCGCAAGGCGCCGCAGTACTCGAAGCGCTGA
- a CDS encoding LLM class F420-dependent oxidoreductase: MRFGLFIPQGWRQDLTGIEPAEHWSVMNGLARHADDGDTFDSIWVYDHFHAVPEPNGEATHEAWSLMNAYAATTSRVKLGQMCTCMAYRNPAYLAKVATTADVISGGRVQMGIGAGWYEHEWRAYGYGFPRAGERIAMLDEGVQIMKQLWTNGVATLDGAHYQVDGAQLSPLPLQVDGPPLWIAGGGERKTLRIAAEHAQYTNFDGTPAGFAHKSQVLQEHCAAIGRNYDEITRSANYNVVIGATEAEVDDRIAWVEEHYARTVPDKAPGVAEEFRNGPLVGTPEQIVEKLRELEALGMTYAITYFAEAAYDRSGIELFEREVVPALR, translated from the coding sequence ATGCGCTTCGGACTCTTCATCCCCCAGGGCTGGCGGCAGGACCTCACCGGCATCGAGCCGGCCGAGCACTGGTCCGTCATGAACGGGCTCGCCCGGCACGCCGACGACGGCGACACGTTCGACTCCATCTGGGTCTACGACCACTTCCACGCCGTCCCCGAGCCCAACGGCGAGGCGACGCACGAGGCCTGGAGCCTCATGAACGCGTACGCCGCCACGACGAGCCGCGTGAAGCTCGGGCAGATGTGCACCTGCATGGCGTACCGGAACCCCGCCTACCTCGCGAAGGTCGCGACCACGGCGGACGTCATCTCCGGCGGCCGCGTCCAGATGGGCATCGGCGCCGGCTGGTACGAGCACGAGTGGCGCGCCTACGGCTACGGCTTCCCGCGCGCCGGCGAGCGGATCGCGATGCTGGACGAGGGCGTCCAGATCATGAAGCAGCTCTGGACCAACGGGGTCGCGACCCTCGACGGCGCGCACTACCAGGTCGACGGCGCGCAGCTCTCCCCGCTGCCGCTCCAGGTCGACGGCCCGCCGCTGTGGATCGCCGGCGGCGGCGAGCGCAAGACGCTGCGGATCGCGGCCGAGCACGCGCAGTACACGAACTTCGACGGCACGCCCGCCGGATTCGCCCACAAGTCGCAGGTCCTGCAGGAGCACTGCGCGGCGATCGGCCGCAACTACGACGAGATCACGCGCTCGGCCAACTACAACGTCGTGATCGGCGCGACCGAGGCCGAGGTGGACGACCGCATCGCGTGGGTCGAGGAGCACTACGCACGCACCGTGCCGGACAAGGCGCCGGGCGTCGCCGAGGAGTTCCGCAACGGCCCGCTGGTCGGCACGCCGGAGCAGATCGTCGAGAAGCTGCGCGAGCTCGAGGCCCTCGGCATGACGTACGCCATCACGTACTTCGCCGAGGCGGCGTACGACCGCTCGGGCATCGAGCTGTTCGAGCGCGAGGTCGTCCCGGCCCTGCGCTGA
- a CDS encoding bifunctional ADP-dependent NAD(P)H-hydrate dehydratase/NAD(P)H-hydrate epimerase, translating to MIIGYPAAQVRAAEEPLLARGVPLMQQAAGGLATRVLAELVSRRGAVRGATVVTLVGSGNNGGDALHAGAVLARRGVRVVALCTTGTPHAEGLAALRRAGGRAVRVGDARDAGDGRPGAGDGPDLPVVWLGDAVAEAYAADVVLDGLLGIGGRGAPRGVAGLLTALLAELLADEGSPDAPGPLVVAVDVPSGIGVDDGSLPDGPVLPAGLTVTFGTAKPGLLLPPASRLAGRLAVVDLGLPLPGAPAVARLGPADVAALWPVPGPGDHKYSRGVLGVVAGTPTYPGAAVLCVSAAVRAGVGMVRYVGPAAVRRAVLAARPEVVAGEGRVQAWLLGPGVDPAHAKQARRVGDALERALTEGQPAVLDAGALALAPETLAPWCVLTPHAGELAALLTRLGEDVDRAAVTAEPLRWARRAHERTGATVLLKGSTTVVAGAGGAVFAQADAPGWLATAGSGDVLAGLLAALLAGRAGDVLADPPLAAALAAAAALVHGHAASAAVPGGPVAALDVAHAVPAVVAGLLRG from the coding sequence ATGATCATCGGGTACCCGGCGGCCCAGGTGCGTGCGGCGGAGGAGCCGCTGCTCGCGCGTGGCGTGCCGCTCATGCAGCAGGCGGCGGGCGGGCTCGCGACGCGGGTCCTGGCGGAGCTGGTGTCCCGCCGGGGCGCGGTCCGCGGGGCCACCGTGGTGACGCTGGTCGGCTCCGGGAACAACGGGGGCGACGCGCTGCACGCGGGTGCGGTCCTCGCCCGGCGGGGCGTGCGGGTGGTGGCGCTGTGCACGACGGGGACGCCGCACGCGGAGGGGCTGGCGGCGCTGCGGCGGGCCGGCGGGCGTGCGGTGCGCGTCGGGGACGCGAGGGACGCGGGGGACGGACGCCCGGGGGCGGGGGACGGGCCGGACCTGCCGGTCGTCTGGCTCGGTGACGCGGTCGCCGAGGCGTACGCCGCGGACGTCGTCCTCGACGGGCTGCTCGGCATCGGCGGCCGGGGCGCCCCGCGAGGCGTCGCCGGCCTGCTCACCGCCCTGCTCGCGGAGCTGCTCGCCGACGAGGGGTCCCCGGACGCACCCGGGCCGCTGGTCGTCGCCGTCGACGTGCCGAGCGGGATCGGGGTGGACGACGGCTCGCTGCCGGACGGCCCCGTGCTCCCCGCGGGGCTGACGGTGACGTTCGGGACGGCGAAGCCCGGGCTGCTGCTGCCCCCGGCGTCACGGCTGGCGGGGCGGCTCGCCGTCGTGGACCTGGGGCTGCCGCTGCCGGGCGCCCCGGCCGTCGCGCGGCTGGGGCCGGCCGACGTCGCCGCGCTGTGGCCGGTGCCCGGCCCGGGCGACCACAAGTACAGCCGCGGCGTGCTGGGCGTGGTGGCGGGCACGCCCACGTACCCCGGGGCGGCGGTGCTCTGCGTGTCCGCCGCTGTGCGGGCGGGAGTCGGGATGGTCCGGTACGTCGGGCCGGCGGCGGTGCGGCGCGCGGTCCTGGCGGCGCGCCCCGAGGTCGTCGCCGGCGAGGGCCGGGTGCAGGCCTGGCTGCTCGGCCCCGGGGTCGACCCCGCGCACGCGAAGCAGGCCCGCCGGGTCGGGGACGCGCTCGAGCGCGCGCTGACCGAGGGGCAGCCGGCGGTGCTCGACGCGGGGGCCCTGGCCCTGGCGCCCGAGACGCTCGCCCCGTGGTGCGTCCTCACCCCGCACGCCGGGGAGCTGGCGGCCCTGCTCACCCGCCTCGGCGAGGACGTGGACCGCGCGGCGGTGACGGCGGAGCCGCTGCGGTGGGCCCGCCGCGCCCACGAGCGCACCGGGGCGACGGTCCTGCTGAAGGGCAGCACCACGGTGGTCGCCGGTGCGGGCGGGGCGGTGTTCGCGCAGGCGGACGCGCCGGGGTGGCTCGCGACCGCCGGGTCGGGCGACGTGCTGGCGGGGCTGCTCGCCGCGCTGCTCGCGGGCCGGGCGGGCGACGTGCTCGCCGACCCCCCGCTCGCGGCCGCGCTCGCGGCGGCCGCCGCGCTCGTGCACGGGCACGCCGCGTCCGCCGCGGTCCCCGGCGGCCCCGTCGCGGCGCTGGACGTCGCGCACGCCGTGCCCGCCGTCGTGGCAGGGTTGCTCCGTGGCTGA